In a genomic window of Bradyrhizobium ontarionense:
- a CDS encoding acyl-CoA synthetase: MIAASSPRGGVAPVSRRVMNLAHFVRQAASLHRNEIGLVWGEATWTWSDLDRRIDAMAAALAAKGVSKGDRVLVQSKNCNQLFESMFVCFRLGAVWVPANFRQTPDEIAYLAEASGATAMICHSEFPDHAVAVRAASPDVSVLVSIGASDFAEDYDDLVRQHAGRSAPEAAVVYDDPCWFFFTSGTTGRPKAAVLTHGQMAFVITNHLCDLMPGTTVRDASLVVAPLSHGAGIHQLVQTARGVKTVLLAGDRFDIAEAWGLVEHWRITNMFTVPTILKMLIEHPSREMHDHSSLRYVIYAGAPMYREDQKLALTRLGKVLVQYFGLGEVTGNITVLPPHLHDAEDHAGARIGTCGIARTGMQISIQDDEGREVVAGSDGEICVCGPAVFAGYYNNPEANAKSFRDGWFRTGDLGHVDDDGFLYITGRSSDMYISGGSNIYPREIEEKMLAHPAVAEVAIVGVPDQTWGEVGIAVCVLTAGQSLTESELLSWIGSKIARYKVPKRVVFWDSLPKSGYGKITKKIVKEELAARGVLPPLTVREPAA; encoded by the coding sequence ATGATAGCGGCATCCTCCCCGCGCGGCGGCGTTGCGCCCGTCTCGCGGCGCGTGATGAACCTGGCTCATTTCGTGCGGCAGGCGGCATCTCTCCACCGCAACGAGATCGGGCTGGTCTGGGGCGAGGCGACCTGGACCTGGTCGGACCTCGATCGCCGCATCGATGCGATGGCGGCGGCCCTCGCGGCGAAGGGCGTGAGCAAAGGCGACCGGGTGCTGGTGCAGTCGAAGAACTGCAATCAACTGTTCGAATCCATGTTCGTCTGCTTCCGGCTCGGTGCAGTCTGGGTCCCGGCCAATTTTCGCCAGACGCCCGACGAGATCGCCTATCTTGCAGAGGCGAGCGGCGCGACCGCCATGATCTGCCATAGCGAGTTTCCCGACCATGCGGTGGCCGTGCGCGCGGCTTCGCCTGATGTCAGCGTGCTGGTGTCGATCGGGGCGTCCGATTTCGCGGAAGACTACGACGATCTCGTGCGCCAGCATGCCGGCAGGAGCGCGCCGGAAGCGGCGGTCGTGTACGACGATCCGTGCTGGTTCTTCTTCACCTCGGGAACGACGGGCCGGCCGAAAGCCGCGGTGTTGACCCATGGCCAGATGGCGTTCGTCATCACCAATCATCTTTGCGACTTGATGCCCGGCACGACGGTGCGCGATGCGTCGCTCGTGGTGGCGCCTCTGTCCCATGGCGCGGGAATCCATCAGCTCGTGCAGACTGCGCGCGGCGTGAAAACCGTGCTGCTTGCCGGCGATCGCTTCGACATCGCGGAGGCTTGGGGCCTGGTCGAGCATTGGCGCATCACCAACATGTTCACCGTGCCGACGATCCTCAAGATGCTGATCGAGCATCCTTCGCGCGAGATGCACGACCATTCCTCGTTGCGCTACGTCATCTACGCCGGCGCGCCGATGTATCGCGAGGATCAGAAGCTCGCCCTGACTCGGCTCGGCAAGGTTCTCGTCCAGTATTTCGGACTGGGAGAGGTCACCGGCAACATCACCGTGCTGCCGCCTCATCTCCATGATGCCGAGGATCACGCCGGCGCGCGAATTGGGACCTGCGGCATCGCACGCACCGGTATGCAGATCTCGATCCAGGACGACGAGGGACGAGAGGTGGTCGCCGGATCGGATGGCGAGATTTGCGTTTGCGGCCCGGCCGTGTTCGCGGGCTACTACAACAATCCGGAAGCCAACGCCAAATCGTTTCGCGACGGGTGGTTCCGGACCGGAGATCTCGGTCACGTCGACGACGATGGATTTCTCTATATCACGGGCCGCTCCTCCGACATGTACATCTCGGGCGGCTCGAACATCTATCCGCGCGAGATCGAGGAAAAGATGCTGGCGCATCCCGCCGTCGCCGAAGTCGCGATCGTCGGTGTGCCGGATCAGACCTGGGGTGAGGTCGGCATCGCCGTCTGCGTGCTCACGGCGGGACAATCGCTTACCGAAAGCGAGTTGCTCTCCTGGATCGGCAGCAAGATCGCGCGCTACAAGGTGCCAAAGCGGGTCGTGTTCTGGGACAGCCTGCCGAAGTCCGGCTACGGCAAGATCACCAAGAAGATCGTGAAAGAGGAGCTGGCCGCGCGCGGCGTTCTTCCGCCCCTGACGGTGCGAGAACCTGCCGCCTGA
- a CDS encoding SDR family NAD(P)-dependent oxidoreductase, with product MRQTILVTGGASGIGLAVAAAIVAQDWRVVISDVLDKNLDDARARLGQAEGVRYEKFDVSDEAAVIATIDRCEREFGPLSGVVNSAGIARDIPALETSAEIFRKILDVNLVGNFVVAREAARRMQPRGIGSIVNVASVSGLRGNRGRLAYGASKAGVILMTQVMAVELAQSGIRVNAIAPGPIETPLVSELHSAEARQKWISGIPQRRYGAPGEIASAAMFLLDPRASSFITGQVIAVDGGFTAAGLLDA from the coding sequence ATGCGGCAGACAATTCTCGTTACGGGCGGTGCATCGGGCATCGGGCTCGCGGTTGCGGCTGCCATCGTCGCGCAAGACTGGCGGGTCGTCATCAGCGACGTCCTCGACAAGAACCTCGATGATGCTCGCGCGCGGCTCGGACAGGCCGAGGGTGTACGGTACGAAAAGTTCGACGTTTCGGATGAGGCTGCCGTCATTGCGACGATCGACCGTTGTGAGCGAGAATTCGGGCCTCTCAGCGGGGTAGTCAATTCTGCGGGCATTGCCCGCGACATCCCGGCGCTCGAGACCAGTGCGGAAATATTCCGCAAGATTCTCGACGTCAATCTGGTCGGAAATTTCGTCGTCGCGCGCGAGGCCGCCCGGCGCATGCAACCGCGCGGGATCGGCTCGATCGTCAATGTCGCTTCGGTGTCGGGACTACGCGGCAATCGGGGCCGCCTAGCTTACGGCGCCTCGAAGGCCGGCGTGATCTTGATGACGCAAGTGATGGCGGTCGAACTCGCCCAGTCTGGTATTCGCGTCAATGCGATCGCTCCGGGGCCGATTGAGACGCCATTGGTCAGTGAGCTTCATTCCGCCGAAGCCCGGCAGAAATGGATCAGCGGGATCCCGCAGAGGCGATACGGGGCGCCGGGCGAAATCGCCAGCGCGGCGATGTTTCTGCTCGATCCCCGCGCCTCCAGCTTCATCACCGGCCAAGTGATCGCAGTCGACGGTGGATTTACAGCGGCCGGTCTGTTGGATGCCTGA
- a CDS encoding PPC domain-containing DNA-binding protein codes for MAPRPRTLVHPGRFNPVRIQSMHSGAARHIRLALKPGLSLFDALVRPLSEEGVHSASTTILGGAFAELFYCVAPPDPSGLAVVAYGKPINAGEAYMIFGNATLGARIDGGPLVHCHAVVRTRGGAVKGGHILPDRCIVGPEPISVLVTTLDAFELRQALDPETNIPLLQPHEGPRHD; via the coding sequence GTGGCGCCGCGGCCAAGGACCCTTGTTCATCCCGGCCGATTCAACCCGGTGCGAATCCAGAGCATGCACAGCGGCGCGGCGCGACACATCCGCCTCGCCTTGAAACCGGGGCTCAGCCTGTTCGACGCCTTGGTGCGTCCACTGTCCGAGGAGGGCGTCCACAGCGCCTCGACGACAATCCTCGGAGGGGCGTTCGCCGAACTGTTCTATTGCGTGGCCCCCCCCGATCCGTCCGGACTAGCGGTCGTCGCCTACGGCAAGCCGATCAATGCAGGCGAGGCGTACATGATATTCGGCAACGCCACTCTCGGCGCGCGCATCGACGGTGGACCATTGGTCCACTGCCATGCGGTCGTCCGCACGCGCGGCGGAGCGGTCAAGGGCGGCCACATTCTACCCGATAGATGCATTGTCGGTCCGGAACCGATCTCGGTGCTGGTGACGACGCTCGATGCCTTCGAGCTGCGCCAGGCGCTGGATCCCGAGACCAATATTCCGCTGCTCCAGCCGCACGAAGGACCGCGCCATGACTAA
- a CDS encoding PPC domain-containing DNA-binding protein has protein sequence MGRVAYARIAPNEDLVVGVEKLCLAEGFSNAFVRGALGSLVDGCIGTRDGGVKHVKGPAVEVVSLAGEVRKRSDGSLKASLTGVIADPEGNVFGGPFAAGLNPVCVTFEVTLEEWLPDA, from the coding sequence ATGGGCCGCGTCGCCTACGCGCGCATCGCACCGAACGAAGACCTTGTCGTGGGCGTCGAGAAGCTGTGCCTTGCGGAAGGCTTTTCCAACGCCTTCGTTCGGGGAGCGCTCGGAAGCCTGGTTGACGGCTGCATCGGGACCCGGGATGGCGGCGTCAAGCACGTCAAAGGTCCCGCGGTCGAGGTCGTCAGCCTCGCCGGCGAGGTGCGTAAACGCAGCGATGGATCGCTCAAGGCGTCACTAACCGGCGTGATCGCGGACCCGGAGGGCAACGTGTTCGGCGGGCCGTTCGCGGCAGGTCTCAACCCGGTCTGCGTAACTTTCGAAGTGACGCTGGAAGAGTGGCTGCCGGACGCTTGA
- a CDS encoding DUF3102 domain-containing protein — translation MNERFDYGRVSPSLAKFLKGQAERIRHQCVTSIIQIGKSLVEAKRHLSHGAFLRWVQYEVHLPVRTAQAYMRVASWASNKSATVAHLTPTMLYLLSAPSTPEDFSAEILAQVEAGEPIAPSALRQALKVRRLQERTGGQSDVETTLMPDAGSSDPIESESCNGSNELSEFVEMLTTRLSAMEFERVQQIMTSTTVLNDPELPNNLRRAFAATTLTHDFPD, via the coding sequence TTGAACGAGCGCTTCGACTACGGCCGTGTATCACCATCCTTGGCCAAGTTTCTCAAGGGACAAGCGGAGCGGATACGACACCAGTGTGTCACGTCGATCATCCAGATCGGAAAATCGCTGGTCGAAGCCAAGCGGCACCTGTCGCACGGTGCTTTCCTTCGCTGGGTGCAATACGAGGTCCATCTCCCGGTGCGCACGGCTCAGGCCTATATGCGGGTTGCGAGCTGGGCCTCAAACAAAAGCGCAACGGTTGCGCATTTGACGCCGACGATGCTTTATTTGCTTTCGGCACCAAGCACGCCTGAGGACTTCTCGGCAGAGATACTGGCTCAGGTCGAGGCGGGGGAGCCGATTGCACCTTCGGCCTTGCGCCAGGCGCTGAAGGTGCGGCGATTGCAGGAGCGCACCGGCGGCCAGAGCGATGTTGAAACGACGCTGATGCCGGATGCCGGCTCGTCAGATCCGATCGAATCCGAATCCTGCAACGGCTCAAATGAACTGAGCGAATTTGTCGAGATGCTGACAACGAGATTGTCCGCGATGGAGTTCGAGCGGGTCCAGCAGATCATGACCAGCACGACGGTGCTCAACGATCCAGAACTTCCGAACAATCTTCGTCGCGCTTTTGCCGCCACGACTCTGACGCACGACTTTCCTGATTGA
- a CDS encoding LLM class flavin-dependent oxidoreductase, with the protein MRSRRSEGGVPSFCCFNPMPWPNVDRKPSKWPYPNHHFNAASGHLLYRSYIDQLVFAEQCGFDWIGIAEDHFTAYSIIPNPNILISVLSQLTSRVKLAILGLPIPLLNPIRVAEEVAMLDVLSNGRVVAGFIRGVPQNYAAYNFSPDESRARFSEASELIKKAWTSPDVFSWKGDYYNYPTVSLWPRPIQTPHPPLIYSANSLESATLAAKHRVTIAAIHLYSRNAIEIMRTSIDAYKRQARSDGWDPPADRFFIGVQVCIAQSNQQAEDLFTPALDYQFGILSGTFNEQKRELAKNSSYGYTPIEENPPTYKERMANKIIISGDPKAVIEQIKDLEEQLGVGTISLQFQVGNMKNQDVLNGMSLFRDQVLPAFRSTPRETVLSMKR; encoded by the coding sequence ATGAGAAGCAGACGATCGGAGGGCGGTGTGCCTAGCTTTTGTTGTTTCAATCCGATGCCATGGCCGAACGTTGATCGGAAGCCATCGAAGTGGCCTTATCCGAATCATCATTTCAACGCCGCGAGCGGTCATCTCCTCTATCGCTCCTATATCGATCAACTCGTTTTTGCCGAGCAGTGCGGCTTCGACTGGATCGGCATCGCCGAGGATCATTTCACGGCGTATTCGATCATCCCGAACCCGAACATCCTGATCTCCGTGCTCAGCCAGCTTACAAGCCGGGTCAAGCTTGCGATTTTGGGCCTGCCGATCCCGCTGCTGAATCCCATCCGCGTCGCCGAAGAAGTTGCGATGCTGGACGTCCTCAGTAATGGGCGGGTCGTGGCGGGCTTCATTCGCGGCGTTCCGCAAAATTATGCCGCCTACAACTTCAGCCCGGACGAATCTCGCGCGCGCTTCAGCGAGGCGAGCGAGCTGATAAAGAAGGCCTGGACCTCGCCGGACGTCTTCTCGTGGAAGGGGGACTATTACAATTATCCAACCGTGTCGCTGTGGCCCAGACCGATACAGACGCCGCATCCCCCGCTGATCTATTCCGCAAACAGCCTGGAGTCGGCGACGTTGGCGGCGAAACACAGGGTCACCATCGCCGCGATCCATCTGTACAGCAGGAACGCCATCGAGATCATGCGCACGTCGATCGATGCCTATAAGCGCCAGGCCAGATCGGATGGCTGGGATCCGCCTGCCGACCGCTTCTTCATCGGCGTGCAGGTCTGCATCGCCCAAAGCAACCAGCAGGCGGAGGACCTCTTCACGCCGGCGCTGGACTACCAGTTCGGGATCCTGTCCGGAACATTCAACGAGCAGAAGCGAGAGCTGGCAAAGAACTCCTCTTATGGGTACACGCCCATCGAGGAGAACCCGCCGACCTACAAAGAGCGGATGGCCAACAAGATCATCATATCGGGTGACCCAAAGGCCGTCATAGAGCAGATCAAGGATCTCGAAGAACAGTTGGGCGTGGGGACCATCAGTCTTCAGTTCCAGGTCGGCAACATGAAGAACCAGGACGTTCTCAACGGAATGTCGCTTTTCCGGGATCAGGTTCTTCCCGCGTTTCGATCCACGCCACGCGAGACGGTGCTGTCCATGAAGCGGTGA
- the panD gene encoding aspartate 1-decarboxylase, with protein sequence MLQVVRAKLHGIRVTSTELDYHGSITLDPQLCEKAGIRPLEFVDIFNKSNGARWYTYVIYGERGSRCCVLNGPSARNCQNGDAVIICASAYIEEEQLYAIKPRVLTFTPSNEIEDTLHYEVTKSPEAEFEFKMVLEQSANRVRAVDQIDVAAISADLRKRGLTDHAIADFIACHLKRAR encoded by the coding sequence ATGTTGCAGGTCGTTAGAGCGAAGCTTCATGGGATCAGGGTAACGAGCACCGAGCTCGACTATCACGGCTCCATTACGCTGGACCCTCAACTTTGCGAGAAGGCCGGCATCAGGCCGCTGGAGTTCGTGGACATCTTCAACAAGTCCAATGGAGCGCGCTGGTACACTTATGTCATTTACGGGGAGCGCGGCTCTCGCTGTTGCGTCCTCAATGGTCCCTCGGCCAGAAACTGCCAGAATGGGGATGCCGTCATCATATGTGCGTCGGCCTATATCGAGGAAGAGCAGCTTTACGCGATCAAGCCGCGGGTGCTGACGTTCACGCCGTCGAATGAAATCGAGGACACGCTGCATTACGAGGTGACCAAGTCGCCCGAGGCGGAATTCGAATTCAAGATGGTGTTGGAACAATCGGCTAACCGCGTCAGGGCTGTCGATCAAATCGACGTCGCTGCGATCAGCGCCGACCTTCGCAAACGCGGTCTAACCGATCACGCGATTGCGGATTTCATAGCTTGCCATCTCAAGAGGGCTCGATGA